In the genome of Pelobacter seleniigenes DSM 18267, one region contains:
- a CDS encoding sigma-54-dependent transcriptional regulator: MDKVLIVDDEKTVRYAFKRTFEDEYEILEAENGEEALSILERDIPDVILMDIRMPVMDGLTALRTIKQRSSDIQVVLMTAYTDTGTAMQAMKEGAFDYVIKPFENAEIRQVLQKACHLSRLQGQVREADDKTPSSAKTDYIVGCSRAIIAVSKLIGQVAPTEFPALILGETGVGKELVARAIVQHSPRTAGPFMVVNCASLPDTLIESELFGYESGAFTGAVKQRVGRFEQCQDGTIFLDEIGDLPAPMQAKVLRVLQDGSFERLGGKATLYTNARVIAATNRDLLEMVDNGEFRRDLYHRLNVFPIHIPALRDRREDIPLLAKYFLSRFGQAITPPVTDITPEALNKLHDYYWPGNVRELQNVLRRAIVLARSATVTADNCQLDISVSVEKSERYSISALIDESFLEGDDSPFHQVISKVECVLIKKALALSGGNQVKAAKLLGINRVTLRKKMELYSC, encoded by the coding sequence ATGGATAAAGTTCTGATTGTTGATGATGAAAAAACCGTCCGCTATGCGTTCAAGCGTACTTTTGAAGATGAGTATGAAATTCTTGAAGCTGAAAACGGCGAAGAAGCACTCTCGATTCTGGAAAGAGATATTCCTGATGTCATTCTGATGGACATCCGCATGCCGGTCATGGATGGCCTGACCGCTTTGAGGACTATCAAGCAACGGTCATCGGATATTCAAGTGGTGCTTATGACCGCTTATACCGATACCGGGACAGCCATGCAGGCAATGAAAGAAGGGGCTTTTGATTATGTTATCAAGCCATTCGAAAATGCAGAGATCCGGCAGGTCCTCCAAAAAGCTTGTCACTTGTCTCGCCTTCAGGGACAGGTGCGCGAAGCCGATGATAAGACGCCGTCTTCGGCGAAAACGGATTACATTGTTGGTTGCAGCAGGGCGATAATCGCCGTTAGTAAGCTTATTGGGCAAGTTGCCCCGACAGAATTTCCAGCGCTCATTCTTGGCGAGACCGGTGTCGGCAAAGAGCTGGTTGCACGAGCAATTGTTCAGCACAGTCCTCGAACGGCAGGACCCTTCATGGTGGTCAATTGCGCTTCGCTTCCGGACACGCTTATTGAAAGTGAACTGTTTGGTTACGAATCAGGAGCATTTACCGGCGCAGTCAAACAGCGTGTCGGCCGCTTTGAGCAGTGTCAGGATGGAACCATTTTTCTTGATGAAATAGGCGATTTGCCGGCACCTATGCAGGCCAAAGTATTGAGAGTCCTTCAAGATGGCTCATTCGAGCGCTTGGGCGGAAAAGCTACGCTCTATACAAATGCCAGAGTCATTGCTGCAACGAACCGCGACTTACTGGAAATGGTGGATAACGGTGAATTTCGACGAGACCTTTACCACCGCCTGAACGTCTTTCCTATCCACATCCCTGCGTTGCGTGACCGGCGGGAAGATATCCCTTTGCTGGCAAAATATTTTCTCTCCCGCTTTGGTCAGGCAATCACTCCCCCAGTCACCGACATTACCCCTGAGGCACTCAACAAACTTCACGACTACTATTGGCCGGGCAATGTTCGTGAGTTGCAGAATGTTCTTCGCCGGGCAATTGTTTTGGCCCGTTCCGCCACTGTCACAGCAGACAATTGCCAGTTGGATATTTCGGTTTCCGTTGAAAAAAGTGAAAGATACTCTATCAGCGCCCTGATCGATGAATCGTTCCTGGAAGGCGACGATTCTCCATTTCATCAAGTCATTTCCAAGGTTGAGTGTGTCTTGATAAAAAAGGCTCTAGCCCTTTCCGGAGGAAACCAGGTCAAGGCAGCTAAACTTCTTGGCATCAACAGGGTGACCTTAAGAAAAAAAATGGAATTATACTCCTGTTAG
- a CDS encoding sensor histidine kinase produces the protein MVFIATALTIASVILKEEQKTLENLLEIRALQLGEIMSRQMVEPLLYEERYSIFTLFQSYINSADSIIIYAEAYDQQAKFLLTSSQQLNIKPLPVELSTYQSKAGFIHRAKAIQNRKAFDLIFPITTPSLGLIGYLRLGITPEHLIETIRDIKNKVLTLTVAIVFLGILAGLWMARRILKPILTLNRAVLQLEGENLGEDIEVLGIGEIRELTLSFNAMSKKLKESMMEIKKTQDALVRKEKLYVLGEFSAGLAHEIKNPLTPIKMLIQRAYEQNEPLEGTDLITINDELRRIDKIVSQFLGYARMNAPQIQTVDINRLVKDVIALTKRKIEKSGVDLAINIDDTPLNCETSADGLQQVVINLVLNGLQAMPNGGVLTLSVKRDDNYVKIAISDSGVGMTEDQLEKIYDPFYTTKQNGTGLGLAVVWNIIETLNGNIEFSSEPQMGTTVIVSLPYG, from the coding sequence GTGGTGTTTATTGCAACGGCTTTAACAATTGCCAGTGTTATCCTGAAAGAAGAGCAAAAAACGCTGGAAAATCTTCTCGAGATTAGGGCGTTACAGCTGGGAGAAATCATGAGCCGGCAGATGGTGGAGCCGCTTCTCTACGAAGAACGATATTCAATTTTTACTCTTTTTCAATCCTACATTAATTCTGCTGACAGCATCATCATCTATGCCGAAGCTTATGACCAACAAGCCAAATTCCTTCTCACCTCTTCTCAGCAATTAAATATAAAACCGCTTCCAGTTGAGTTGTCTACCTATCAGTCCAAGGCAGGGTTTATCCATCGTGCGAAAGCGATACAAAACAGGAAAGCTTTTGATCTTATTTTTCCGATAACAACTCCGAGTTTAGGCCTCATCGGCTATCTTAGATTAGGCATTACGCCAGAGCATCTCATTGAAACCATACGGGATATCAAAAATAAGGTGCTGACGTTAACAGTGGCGATTGTTTTTTTAGGGATCTTGGCCGGACTGTGGATGGCTCGGCGCATATTGAAGCCGATTTTAACTTTAAATCGAGCGGTTCTTCAGCTTGAAGGAGAGAATCTTGGGGAAGATATTGAAGTCCTCGGTATTGGCGAGATCAGGGAATTGACATTGTCTTTTAATGCCATGTCGAAAAAGTTGAAAGAATCAATGATGGAAATAAAAAAAACTCAGGACGCACTGGTGCGAAAGGAAAAGCTTTATGTCCTGGGCGAGTTTTCCGCCGGGCTGGCGCATGAGATCAAAAATCCTCTAACCCCGATAAAAATGCTGATACAAAGAGCATATGAACAGAACGAACCGTTGGAAGGGACCGACCTTATTACTATTAACGACGAATTGAGGCGCATTGATAAGATTGTAAGCCAGTTCCTTGGATATGCCCGAATGAACGCCCCACAAATTCAAACTGTTGATATTAATAGACTCGTTAAAGACGTTATCGCTCTGACCAAACGAAAAATAGAGAAATCCGGCGTTGATTTGGCGATCAACATAGATGACACTCCTCTGAACTGTGAAACCAGCGCCGACGGCTTGCAACAGGTTGTCATCAATCTGGTGCTCAATGGTTTACAGGCCATGCCGAACGGAGGAGTATTGACACTGTCCGTTAAGCGCGATGACAACTATGTAAAAATAGCAATCAGCGATTCCGGTGTTGGTATGACTGAAGATCAGTTGGAAAAGATTTACGACCCATTTTATACGACAAAGCAAAATGGAACCGGCTTGGGTCTGGCCGTCGTTTGGAATATTATCGAAACATTAAATGGGAATATCGAATTTTCATCTGAACCGCAGATGGGAACCACCGTTATCGTGAGTCTACCCTATGGATAA
- the phnD gene encoding phosphate/phosphite/phosphonate ABC transporter substrate-binding protein gives MTHRWSFKMFKRVVQRSVARVFTLLFFLVASISNSAMAEENQAPFIFAVSAMTSPATTFKHFSELKDYLAEKLQRPVILKQRRTYAEINQLLENNKISMALTCTGGFLDGHQAFGLEALVAPMINGETRYQSFIIVAKDETAQSLADLQGRVFAFTDPLSLTGRVYPTAKINELGYKTNQFFKKTFYTASHDKSIAAVANGIADAAAVDSLIYKALLKDPQSAAHKVKVIEVSEYFGMPPFVVSPSMPKDEKLSLLKILLGMASDPEGRHVLEALDYNRFTIPDPAMYHSALRLIKHVSE, from the coding sequence ATGACTCACAGATGGAGCTTTAAAATGTTTAAGAGGGTTGTTCAGAGATCTGTCGCGCGTGTTTTCACACTTTTGTTTTTTTTAGTGGCTAGCATAAGCAACTCCGCTATGGCAGAGGAAAACCAGGCGCCTTTTATTTTCGCTGTTTCCGCCATGACTTCACCGGCAACGACATTCAAGCATTTTTCAGAACTTAAAGATTATCTTGCTGAAAAACTTCAACGGCCTGTCATTCTGAAGCAAAGGCGAACCTATGCAGAAATAAACCAGCTGCTGGAAAACAACAAGATATCGATGGCGCTTACCTGCACCGGGGGATTTCTTGATGGCCACCAAGCATTCGGGTTGGAAGCATTGGTTGCTCCGATGATAAATGGGGAAACCCGTTACCAGTCGTTTATTATTGTCGCAAAGGATGAAACAGCGCAAAGTTTAGCGGATTTACAAGGTCGTGTTTTTGCATTTACTGACCCGTTGTCTTTAACCGGACGCGTTTACCCGACAGCTAAAATCAATGAACTGGGCTACAAAACGAATCAGTTTTTCAAAAAAACTTTTTATACTGCCAGCCATGACAAATCTATTGCTGCTGTCGCGAATGGTATTGCTGATGCCGCTGCCGTTGACAGTTTGATATATAAGGCCTTGTTAAAAGACCCACAGTCAGCTGCCCACAAGGTAAAGGTGATTGAGGTTTCTGAATATTTTGGCATGCCTCCATTTGTCGTTTCCCCTTCAATGCCAAAAGATGAAAAACTCTCTTTGCTGAAAATTCTGTTGGGAATGGCCTCCGATCCGGAAGGTCGGCACGTCTTGGAGGCTTTGGACTACAATCGGTTCACAATTCCGGACCCGGCAATGTACCATTCGGCTTTGAGACTGATTAAACATGTTTCGGAATAG
- the blaOXA gene encoding class D beta-lactamase: protein MKHFQTIFGCLVVLTLTIFIVAPSYAYADDAGLANLFQDRGVEGTIVISSLDGKMNYIHNSRRSETRFIPASTFKIPNTLIALEEGAVKNENEVIAWDGKDKGFNAWNRDQTLKTAFPVSCVWFYQELARRVGNQKYLAHLKKLEYGNEKTGPDVSTFWLEGDLKISAKEQIVLLKKLYAESLPYDSNHIKLLKKMMIVEENPQFTIRAKTGWAMGTDSQQGWYVGYVETKGNIWFFATNLEIRKKGDATFRKEITMAALKAKGILK, encoded by the coding sequence ATGAAGCATTTTCAGACGATATTTGGATGTCTTGTTGTATTGACACTGACTATTTTTATTGTCGCACCTTCTTATGCTTATGCCGATGATGCTGGCTTGGCTAACTTGTTCCAAGATCGTGGGGTGGAGGGCACTATTGTCATCTCGTCACTTGACGGAAAAATGAACTATATCCACAACAGTCGTCGGTCCGAAACCAGATTTATACCAGCATCAACCTTCAAGATTCCCAACACGCTCATTGCCCTTGAAGAAGGTGCTGTCAAAAACGAAAATGAAGTTATCGCGTGGGACGGAAAAGACAAGGGATTTAATGCATGGAACAGAGACCAGACCCTTAAAACAGCCTTTCCTGTGTCTTGCGTGTGGTTTTATCAGGAACTTGCCAGGCGTGTCGGCAACCAGAAGTATTTGGCTCATCTTAAAAAGCTGGAGTATGGCAACGAGAAGACCGGCCCTGATGTCTCCACTTTCTGGCTAGAAGGCGACCTGAAAATATCCGCCAAGGAGCAGATAGTTTTGCTGAAGAAACTCTATGCAGAGTCACTTCCTTACGACAGTAATCATATAAAACTGTTGAAGAAAATGATGATCGTCGAGGAAAATCCGCAATTTACTATAAGGGCAAAAACAGGTTGGGCTATGGGAACTGATTCCCAACAAGGCTGGTATGTAGGATATGTGGAAACAAAAGGAAATATCTGGTTTTTTGCAACTAACCTTGAGATTAGAAAAAAAGGCGATGCTACTTTCCGAAAAGAGATTACGATGGCGGCGCTAAAAGCAAAAGGAATACTAAAATGA
- a CDS encoding WG repeat-containing protein, translated as MNKLIVLFTVILAMSVCSASVTMADSAKGKNSSQGQLHIESRPSLLDEEGMPCYFDIHWKQWTLIGEPVFNTKIVWGINDLIGSFHFKDRNGKSVTLSPSGIPLEVLQEIFIVDLDFDGRVDQEAVRSAGLSAREKVYFQIGSGVPGKPTVQHFKARETLPGTENFNVPGSPNWDRVFYTYSGDERKYLPPEQAKQIVKHGFEAVEMLSRVSRLEASLSSVKAWYNSRLEEQELKKLKRKQQQESKQLAASYQLQERRNKEAQSRQDAGQDDFLAELDDQLSQIDLDKERQRATERLAAQQRQQIADLERSSQEYLDELDRQQKRDALKLQARRSEVARRTLPTGKLLVFQDRNEGYGYKDSKGNIVISAQYYSAASFYGDYASACTGEHKCGIIDKKGTVIIPMDYDDSKVVGPDLFVLERGKEGLFDRNLNEILPFRYSRIEAFGGDHVAVRELGSDYANFALVDRSGTFLTGYDYDTFSTYKYGAEEFGGQYAAVCTAYNSYHPENNRCGIIDEQGKTVVPFDYKYTKIVGPGLFAVRNGRYYYGVLDSNLKQIFPFKFYDIKPLGDSHITLRNADEKCALADHQGHVLTGFDFSELELFSDGYVRFQSESKKGRKVGLLSMSTGKVTVPAEYYAISALDQDRAEATISIHTKGHCSAYREYTESVVIDMHGTRLEAPKTSLTKTGELCLNRE; from the coding sequence ATGAATAAACTGATCGTTCTTTTCACCGTCATCCTGGCCATGTCCGTTTGCTCTGCTTCCGTAACAATGGCCGATTCCGCCAAGGGGAAAAACAGTTCTCAGGGCCAATTGCATATTGAAAGTCGCCCCTCTCTCCTCGACGAAGAAGGCATGCCCTGTTACTTCGATATTCACTGGAAGCAGTGGACGCTGATTGGGGAACCGGTTTTCAATACCAAAATTGTCTGGGGGATAAATGATCTTATCGGCTCCTTCCATTTCAAGGACAGGAATGGCAAGAGCGTGACCCTGTCCCCATCCGGGATACCGCTGGAGGTCTTGCAGGAGATCTTCATCGTTGACCTCGATTTCGACGGCAGAGTCGACCAAGAGGCTGTCCGCAGTGCGGGGCTGTCGGCCAGGGAAAAGGTCTATTTCCAAATAGGCTCAGGGGTGCCGGGAAAACCCACGGTCCAGCATTTTAAAGCCCGTGAAACACTGCCCGGAACCGAAAACTTCAATGTTCCCGGCAGCCCGAACTGGGACCGCGTCTTCTACACCTATTCCGGAGATGAGCGGAAGTATTTGCCGCCCGAACAGGCCAAACAAATCGTCAAGCACGGTTTTGAAGCGGTCGAGATGCTTTCGCGCGTTTCCAGACTCGAAGCCAGCCTCTCTTCCGTTAAAGCCTGGTATAACTCCAGGCTTGAGGAACAAGAGCTCAAAAAGCTCAAGCGGAAGCAGCAGCAAGAGAGTAAACAGCTAGCGGCCAGTTATCAATTACAAGAACGCCGCAACAAAGAAGCGCAATCACGGCAAGACGCGGGACAGGATGATTTTCTGGCCGAACTCGATGACCAGCTCTCCCAAATTGATCTGGATAAAGAGCGGCAACGCGCTACAGAACGACTGGCAGCACAACAACGCCAGCAAATCGCGGATCTGGAAAGAAGCTCTCAGGAGTATCTGGACGAGCTGGACCGACAGCAAAAGAGGGACGCCCTCAAGCTCCAGGCCAGACGTAGCGAGGTGGCAAGGCGGACCTTGCCGACCGGGAAGTTGCTTGTTTTCCAGGACAGAAACGAGGGTTACGGTTACAAAGACAGCAAAGGAAATATTGTCATTTCAGCCCAATATTATAGCGCTGCGTCTTTTTATGGTGACTACGCCTCTGCCTGCACTGGTGAGCATAAATGCGGAATCATCGATAAAAAAGGAACCGTCATCATCCCGATGGATTATGACGATAGCAAGGTTGTCGGGCCGGATCTGTTTGTCCTTGAAAGAGGTAAAGAGGGGCTGTTTGACCGCAATTTAAATGAGATCCTCCCTTTTCGCTACAGTCGCATTGAAGCATTCGGGGGCGACCATGTCGCCGTACGCGAACTGGGCAGTGACTATGCCAATTTTGCTTTGGTCGATCGCAGCGGAACCTTTTTGACCGGTTATGATTACGATACTTTTTCGACATATAAATATGGTGCCGAAGAATTTGGCGGTCAATATGCCGCGGTCTGCACCGCTTACAACTCCTATCACCCCGAAAATAACCGTTGCGGCATCATTGACGAACAGGGGAAAACCGTTGTTCCTTTTGATTATAAATACACGAAGATTGTCGGACCGGGACTCTTCGCTGTCCGCAATGGCAGATATTATTACGGTGTGCTCGACAGCAATCTCAAGCAGATTTTTCCCTTTAAATTCTATGATATCAAACCCCTCGGAGACTCCCATATCACATTGAGAAACGCGGATGAAAAATGTGCTTTGGCAGATCATCAGGGACATGTATTGACCGGTTTCGATTTCAGCGAACTCGAGCTTTTTTCAGATGGCTATGTCCGTTTCCAAAGTGAAAGTAAGAAAGGCCGCAAGGTGGGGCTGCTGAGCATGTCAACGGGAAAAGTGACTGTTCCTGCCGAGTATTACGCGATCAGCGCACTTGATCAGGATCGCGCTGAAGCGACTATCTCTATTCATACAAAAGGGCACTGCAGTGCATATCGTGAATATACAGAATCAGTTGTAATTGATATGCATGGCACCCGACTGGAAGCACCGAAAACAAGTTTAACCAAAACAGGGGAGTTGTGCCTGAACAGGGAGTAA
- a CDS encoding tetratricopeptide repeat protein: MKIIFFVALCLLLILPGCGGSYSKLQEVPLGRETFYDADNTSACGIKINSVEVNGRNFDVTVSRIYCTPEVNAEKYKQIRHSGKRPNPVATTLAAPIAVLVDGPKEILQGFVGEHHKYESIHYRDKKSTGRSKQEYKPFPGKTMWANLLINSVNLHNGKPLTKEFQWEKVITNSNSTFSIPLATYLEKLEEQPQSVDYKLSVKLAASDSGRHSSYATSITAQELDEFKLTSSLWQEKAKERALQALPKQEQRQLYQQELISALKNEDYPLALKNFQRFERLAMDLPTSFQYHYGKTLLEVGDKEMAKQKFQAYLKQAGEQGRYARQAGQYLADLNQ; encoded by the coding sequence ATGAAAATCATATTTTTTGTTGCCCTTTGCCTGTTGTTGATCCTGCCGGGGTGTGGAGGCAGTTACTCAAAGCTCCAGGAAGTCCCCTTAGGTCGGGAAACTTTTTACGACGCGGACAATACCTCAGCCTGTGGCATAAAAATCAACAGTGTGGAGGTCAACGGTCGAAACTTTGATGTGACCGTCAGCAGAATCTATTGCACCCCTGAGGTGAACGCCGAAAAATACAAACAAATTCGCCACAGCGGCAAAAGGCCGAATCCGGTGGCTACGACCCTTGCAGCTCCGATTGCAGTTCTTGTCGATGGACCGAAAGAGATCCTGCAGGGGTTTGTCGGTGAGCATCATAAATACGAATCCATCCATTACCGGGATAAAAAATCGACCGGCCGCTCCAAACAGGAATACAAGCCCTTTCCTGGTAAAACCATGTGGGCCAACCTGCTCATAAACTCAGTCAATCTCCACAACGGAAAGCCCCTGACAAAAGAATTTCAATGGGAAAAAGTCATCACAAATAGCAATTCCACCTTTTCAATCCCCCTGGCAACATATCTGGAAAAACTTGAAGAGCAGCCGCAGAGCGTCGACTACAAGCTCTCTGTCAAACTGGCGGCCAGCGATTCCGGAAGGCACTCTTCTTACGCCACGTCCATCACGGCGCAAGAGCTCGACGAATTCAAGCTGACAAGTTCACTGTGGCAGGAAAAGGCCAAAGAGAGAGCCCTTCAGGCCCTGCCCAAACAAGAGCAACGTCAGCTGTACCAACAGGAACTGATCAGCGCCCTGAAAAACGAAGACTATCCCCTGGCCCTGAAGAATTTTCAACGCTTTGAACGGCTCGCCATGGATCTGCCCACCAGCTTTCAATATCACTATGGCAAAACCCTGCTCGAAGTCGGCGACAAGGAGATGGCGAAACAAAAATTTCAGGCCTATCTCAAGCAGGCAGGCGAACAGGGGCGCTATGCCCGGCAGGCCGGCCAATATCTTGCCGATCTCAATCAATGA
- a CDS encoding YecA family protein, which translates to MKINRNDPCPCGSGKKYKKCCLGKQQPAGQPEAVAETFAEIQQLLQGEEFASLEEVNSFLATHIPERNQAPENDFAGLSPEQMHRFLYFPFESNLLVAFPEQLATEPAAPIVTLFSMLVEAIGDNGLKPTATGNLPRNFCRQAALSYWGEELYRKNTQIGNINKEEDFFDLHLTRVVAELAGLIRKYKGKFILSRECRKLLGDSGMRCLYPRLFRTYVESFNWGYRDGYPEFGLIQKSFLFSLFLLNRYGGDWHPQTFYEDRFLQAFPMILEEEAGTDYMTPEAMVRSTYSFRNVEGFFGFLGLAKVEPISTERSWPRQFRVKKLPLLEAVVKFNI; encoded by the coding sequence ATGAAAATAAACAGAAATGATCCCTGCCCATGCGGCAGTGGCAAAAAATACAAAAAATGCTGTCTCGGAAAGCAGCAACCTGCTGGCCAGCCTGAAGCTGTTGCCGAAACCTTCGCTGAGATCCAGCAATTGCTGCAAGGGGAAGAGTTTGCTTCGCTTGAAGAGGTCAACAGCTTTCTTGCCACGCATATCCCTGAACGCAATCAGGCCCCGGAGAATGATTTCGCAGGATTATCTCCGGAGCAGATGCATCGTTTCCTTTATTTTCCCTTTGAATCGAATCTGCTCGTTGCCTTTCCGGAACAACTTGCAACCGAACCCGCTGCGCCGATTGTGACCCTGTTCAGTATGCTGGTCGAAGCGATTGGCGATAATGGCCTGAAACCGACCGCGACCGGCAATCTGCCCAGAAATTTTTGTCGCCAGGCAGCCCTCAGCTATTGGGGTGAGGAGCTTTACCGTAAGAACACTCAGATTGGCAATATCAACAAAGAAGAGGATTTTTTTGATCTGCACCTGACGCGTGTTGTTGCCGAACTCGCCGGGTTGATCCGCAAATACAAAGGAAAATTCATTCTCAGTCGGGAATGTCGCAAGCTGTTGGGGGACTCCGGGATGAGGTGCTTGTATCCGCGACTTTTTCGCACCTATGTTGAGTCATTCAATTGGGGGTATCGGGACGGTTATCCAGAGTTCGGATTGATCCAGAAGAGTTTTCTTTTTTCTCTCTTTCTCTTGAATCGGTATGGTGGAGACTGGCACCCTCAGACCTTCTATGAAGACCGTTTCCTACAGGCTTTCCCCATGATTCTGGAAGAGGAGGCGGGCACAGACTATATGACTCCGGAGGCAATGGTCCGTTCTACATATAGTTTCCGCAACGTGGAAGGATTTTTCGGATTTTTGGGGTTGGCTAAAGTGGAGCCGATATCAACTGAGCGATCTTGGCCGCGACAATTCAGGGTGAAGAAACTCCCGTTGCTTGAGGCTGTTGTTAAGTTCAATATTTAG
- a CDS encoding LysR family transcriptional regulator produces the protein MQDFLNDVPLLVEVARQKSFAKAAEILGLGASTLSRRIKLLEQRMGVLLFYRDTRNVDLTPNGVELLESCEFILAESQKAYDAVVTNMQRPAGLIRISMFRDLFTPHMKEVLLSFAAKWPDIQIDLTFAEHAVDLRTDPYDIAFLIGPAIAAPLIVRKLLRIEPYLYAAPELFEHYPRPGEPKDLYKLPCIVLERFGNRWTMTNGSRQETLDIQPAYRFSSAELCRDFAIAGHGIALVRDVFVAQEEKEGRLVRVLPEWSGGFKHDVYLVTGPGQLPQRVRHFIDHIQELRPVL, from the coding sequence ATGCAGGACTTTCTTAATGACGTTCCCCTCCTGGTCGAAGTGGCCCGCCAGAAGAGCTTTGCCAAAGCCGCAGAGATTCTCGGGCTGGGAGCATCGACCCTGTCGCGGCGCATCAAGTTACTGGAGCAACGCATGGGGGTGCTGCTCTTCTACCGGGATACCCGCAATGTCGATCTGACCCCGAACGGAGTAGAACTGCTCGAAAGCTGCGAATTCATCCTCGCTGAGTCGCAAAAAGCTTACGACGCTGTGGTCACGAATATGCAAAGGCCCGCCGGGCTGATCCGCATCAGCATGTTCAGGGATCTCTTCACTCCGCACATGAAAGAGGTTCTGCTCAGCTTTGCCGCCAAGTGGCCTGACATCCAGATCGACCTGACCTTCGCCGAACACGCGGTTGACCTGCGGACCGATCCTTATGACATCGCCTTTCTCATCGGTCCGGCGATCGCTGCACCGCTCATCGTGCGAAAGCTGCTCAGAATCGAACCTTATCTCTACGCAGCGCCGGAACTGTTTGAGCACTACCCACGACCCGGCGAGCCGAAGGACCTGTACAAGCTGCCCTGCATCGTTCTTGAGCGTTTCGGCAATCGCTGGACAATGACCAACGGCAGCCGCCAGGAGACTCTCGACATCCAGCCTGCCTACCGGTTCAGTTCCGCCGAACTGTGCCGCGACTTTGCCATCGCCGGGCACGGGATCGCCCTGGTGCGGGATGTCTTTGTCGCTCAAGAGGAAAAGGAGGGGAGGCTGGTCAGGGTGCTCCCGGAATGGAGCGGAGGTTTCAAACATGACGTCTACCTGGTGACCGGCCCCGGCCAGCTTCCCCAACGGGTGCGCCATTTCATCGATCATATCCAGGAACTGCGGCCTGTTCTGTAA
- a CDS encoding DUF169 domain-containing protein has product MTVQHVLEDTQRFLEHLGLGEEPFGVYYADRLPDNAVGPKTGVPISRELEDAGQLDLQEAMKTFSCVMANIRLARKKGCAAFISKEEYGCFGGVYYCSLMKPHLRFIEHYVTTGFSGTPVHGERYLPTPEAMRKFLAEVDPRKAPGRYCIFKPLSSFADGEEPELVIFFARPEVLSGLFTHTIFTTGEMDCVASPFGAGCTNMVAWPLYYQEQGVEKAVLGGFDPSVRKYMKGDELTFTVSWSLYQKMLQTLPESMFNVDGAWKEVRKKVARSAKAWGEDTATA; this is encoded by the coding sequence ATGACTGTTCAGCATGTTCTTGAAGACACGCAGCGCTTTCTGGAGCATCTCGGCCTGGGCGAAGAACCATTCGGCGTCTATTATGCAGACCGCCTGCCGGACAATGCCGTCGGCCCCAAAACCGGGGTGCCCATTTCACGAGAGCTGGAAGACGCGGGACAACTCGATCTGCAGGAAGCCATGAAGACCTTTTCCTGTGTTATGGCCAACATCCGGCTTGCGCGCAAAAAGGGCTGCGCCGCCTTCATTTCCAAGGAAGAGTATGGCTGCTTTGGCGGGGTCTACTACTGCTCGCTGATGAAGCCGCACCTGCGTTTCATCGAGCACTATGTGACCACCGGCTTCAGCGGGACGCCCGTGCATGGCGAACGGTACCTACCGACTCCGGAGGCCATGCGTAAATTTCTTGCTGAGGTCGATCCGCGCAAAGCCCCGGGCAGATACTGCATCTTCAAACCACTCTCCAGCTTTGCCGACGGAGAAGAGCCGGAGTTGGTGATTTTTTTCGCCCGGCCCGAAGTGTTGAGCGGCCTCTTCACCCATACGATTTTTACGACCGGGGAGATGGACTGCGTCGCATCACCCTTCGGTGCGGGCTGCACGAATATGGTCGCCTGGCCCCTGTATTATCAGGAACAGGGTGTCGAGAAAGCCGTACTCGGCGGCTTTGATCCGTCGGTCAGAAAGTATATGAAAGGGGACGAACTGACCTTCACGGTGTCCTGGTCCCTCTATCAAAAAATGTTGCAAACCTTGCCGGAATCGATGTTCAACGTCGATGGTGCCTGGAAGGAGGTACGCAAGAAGGTGGCGCGCAGCGCCAAAGCCTGGGGGGAAGATACCGCAACCGCGTAA